The following proteins come from a genomic window of Candidatus Eremiobacterota bacterium:
- a CDS encoding cytochrome c3 family protein yields MKKIKLARPVLLLCLALFLCASLVYAITAPSRIVFKNKKKADVIFSCAGHSKKFDCSKCHPELFAMKRNGTAFTMEDISAGKKCGTCHNGTVSFAVKNCVRCHVPPKKPAVKTGCPGDCTKCTKCE; encoded by the coding sequence ATGAAAAAAATCAAGCTCGCCCGCCCTGTCCTGCTGCTCTGCCTCGCCCTGTTCCTGTGCGCTTCCCTTGTCTATGCGATCACCGCGCCTTCCCGCATAGTGTTCAAAAACAAGAAGAAAGCCGATGTCATCTTCAGCTGTGCAGGCCACAGCAAGAAGTTCGACTGCAGCAAGTGCCACCCGGAGCTCTTCGCCATGAAGAGGAACGGGACCGCCTTTACCATGGAGGACATCTCGGCGGGGAAAAAATGCGGCACCTGTCACAACGGCACCGTAAGCTTCGCGGTGAAGAACTGCGTGAGGTGCCATGTCCCGCCAAAGAAGCCTGCGGTGAAGACCGGATGCCCGGGTGACTGCACGAAATGCACCAAGTGCGAGTGA
- a CDS encoding 4Fe-4S binding protein, with protein MTYRRIALLRLLFQLFFLVFIAAVAVRGRLGQSFDTCESICPFGGAEGMIYFLTHRQYLCVLSYYNVALFIALLLLALAAGRLFCSYLCPLGLLYEKMNALRLRWKIKAKLPPPGVDRALQALRYLVIAVILYATWKIGDLVFRGYDPFFALFSLHGHGIAWTSYLVLGLTVAGALFIPMAWCRYLCPLGGAMDLPALVKLIRVTRDRGSCTGCGACDRTCPMAIPVSRRDEVREVNCTLCLQCASHCPEKDALQVRGPVKRPAAWVLPVLVLAFLVLSHLIAPLFRVPTLKSTFKPARPAAAPLKETVFTVEGLTCRGKSLMLSENLRYLPGMYEMETYASERKLIVRYDPGLLGEQDIRECIEGTMRDPETGEEAAPFRVLRAR; from the coding sequence ATGACCTATAGAAGGATCGCGCTCCTCAGGCTCCTGTTCCAGCTCTTCTTCCTTGTATTCATTGCGGCCGTCGCGGTGAGAGGCCGCCTCGGGCAGAGCTTTGACACCTGTGAGAGCATCTGCCCCTTCGGCGGCGCCGAGGGGATGATCTATTTCCTCACGCACAGGCAGTATCTCTGCGTGCTCTCCTATTACAACGTGGCGCTCTTCATTGCCCTTCTCCTCCTTGCCCTTGCGGCGGGGCGGCTCTTCTGCAGCTATCTCTGCCCCCTCGGCCTTCTCTATGAGAAGATGAATGCCCTGAGGCTCCGATGGAAAATCAAGGCAAAGCTGCCGCCTCCGGGTGTGGACAGGGCGCTCCAGGCGCTCCGTTATCTTGTTATCGCGGTCATATTGTATGCGACCTGGAAGATAGGCGACCTGGTCTTCAGGGGCTATGACCCCTTCTTTGCCCTCTTCAGCCTCCACGGCCACGGCATCGCCTGGACCTCCTACCTGGTGCTGGGGCTCACCGTGGCGGGCGCCCTTTTCATTCCGATGGCATGGTGCCGATACCTCTGTCCCCTCGGGGGCGCCATGGATCTCCCGGCACTGGTGAAGCTCATAAGAGTCACAAGGGATCGCGGCTCCTGCACCGGGTGCGGAGCCTGCGACAGGACATGCCCTATGGCAATCCCCGTGAGCCGGAGGGACGAGGTGCGAGAGGTGAACTGCACGCTCTGCCTGCAATGCGCCTCGCACTGCCCGGAGAAAGATGCCCTCCAGGTGAGGGGACCGGTGAAAAGGCCTGCCGCCTGGGTGCTCCCGGTCCTTGTCCTGGCATTCCTTGTGCTTTCCCATCTCATTGCTCCTCTTTTCCGCGTGCCCACATTGAAAAGCACTTTCAAGCCCGCCCGTCCTGCAGCAGCGCCCCTGAAGGAGACCGTGTTCACCGTGGAGGGGCTCACCTGCAGGGGAAAGTCCCTGATGCTCTCGGAGAACCTCAGGTATCTCCCCGGCATGTATGAGATGGAAACCTACGCCTCGGAGAGAAAGCTTATTGTCCGCTATGACCCTGGCCTCCTCGGGGAGCAGGACATCAGGGAATGCATCGAGGGGACGATGAGGGACCCGGAGACGGGGGAGGAGGCAGCGCCCTTCAGGGTCCTGAGGGCCCGCTAG
- a CDS encoding ATP-binding protein, which yields MHFIDRERELMYLNEAYQREGSQFIVIYGKRRVGKTELVRRFFTGIPHIYFLAEKSSEKDQMVMLSEKTGLAFQDDFLLSRGFGAWREFFRYVRDKGRIIVVVDEYPYLVESNAAIPSIFQSGWDEELKDSQVFLVLLGSSIGMMETEVLGYRSPLFGRRTGQILVEPLSFWDAKKFFPSLPFEEFLYIYAILGGVPAYLMKFDPGTGLWENIRKNILNPQAYLFAEPEFILREELREPRHYFSILRALSLGKRRAGEIINETGLEKNVIGKYLSVLADLRLIRREVPVTEKNPEKSKQGIHLVNDHFFRFWFDYVFPGRSFILEGEELYLLDRKIRPSMDDFVSPVFEEICRSLVRRRGAQELRFHQVGRWWSRRAEIDVVALNEDENAILLGEAKWSTRKVGTDVLAHLKEQAVNVEWGRPRRREYYALFSRAGFTGELKERASRERVLLYDFQEICREEHAVG from the coding sequence ATGCACTTCATAGATCGCGAGCGTGAGCTCATGTACCTGAATGAAGCCTATCAAAGGGAGGGCTCACAGTTCATCGTGATCTACGGGAAACGGCGGGTGGGCAAGACGGAGCTCGTCAGGCGCTTCTTCACCGGCATTCCCCATATCTATTTTCTCGCCGAGAAATCTTCCGAAAAGGATCAGATGGTAATGCTTTCTGAGAAGACCGGGCTCGCATTTCAGGATGACTTTCTCCTCTCAAGAGGTTTCGGAGCATGGCGCGAGTTCTTCCGTTACGTCAGAGACAAGGGCAGAATCATCGTCGTCGTAGATGAATATCCCTATCTCGTTGAATCCAACGCCGCCATTCCATCGATCTTTCAGAGCGGATGGGATGAAGAGCTCAAAGATTCGCAGGTCTTTCTTGTCCTTCTCGGCTCGAGTATCGGCATGATGGAAACAGAAGTCCTCGGCTATCGCTCCCCTCTTTTCGGGAGGAGGACGGGGCAGATTCTCGTTGAGCCGCTCTCATTCTGGGATGCAAAGAAGTTCTTTCCTTCCCTGCCTTTTGAGGAATTCCTTTACATATATGCGATTCTCGGGGGTGTGCCCGCGTATCTTATGAAATTCGATCCCGGCACCGGCTTATGGGAAAATATCAGAAAGAATATTCTCAATCCGCAGGCTTACCTTTTTGCTGAGCCGGAGTTCATTCTGAGGGAAGAACTGAGGGAACCGAGGCACTATTTCTCTATTCTGAGGGCGCTCTCGCTGGGCAAGAGGAGGGCGGGCGAGATAATAAACGAGACTGGACTCGAAAAAAATGTCATCGGGAAGTACCTTTCTGTGCTTGCCGATCTCAGGCTCATCCGACGGGAAGTCCCCGTGACTGAAAAGAATCCCGAAAAAAGCAAGCAGGGAATACATCTTGTCAATGACCACTTTTTCAGATTCTGGTTTGACTATGTCTTTCCGGGCAGGAGCTTTATCCTGGAGGGTGAGGAGCTTTACCTTCTGGACAGGAAGATCAGGCCTTCGATGGATGATTTCGTCTCCCCGGTGTTCGAAGAGATCTGCAGGTCACTGGTGAGGCGCAGAGGCGCGCAGGAGCTCAGATTTCACCAAGTGGGGCGCTGGTGGTCAAGAAGAGCGGAGATAGATGTGGTGGCATTGAATGAAGATGAAAATGCCATCCTTCTGGGGGAAGCGAAATGGAGCACGAGAAAAGTGGGGACCGATGTGCTGGCACACCTGAAAGAGCAGGCTGTGAACGTGGAATGGGGCCGTCCTCGAAGAAGGGAGTATTATGCCCTCTTCAGCAGGGCGGGATTCACAGGAGAGCTGAAGGAGAGAGCCTCCCGGGAGAGAGTGTTGCTCTATGATTTCCAAGAAATCTGCAGAGAGGAGCACGCCGTCGGGTAA
- a CDS encoding helix-turn-helix transcriptional regulator, with translation MAPGRTQKGTFKKEDKRRTLAGITRRTGLMKRGALEAYEEKWRDDCDYRIEVLKIKVTEQICSLMKDKSISRAELARRLGSSRAYITKLLNGSANLTLETLVKIASSLDSELEILLLPEAQGPGKEKAA, from the coding sequence ATGGCCCCAGGAAGAACTCAAAAGGGCACGTTCAAGAAAGAAGATAAGCGAAGGACTCTTGCCGGAATAACAAGGAGGACGGGTTTGATGAAGAGAGGAGCACTCGAAGCTTATGAAGAGAAATGGAGAGACGATTGCGATTACAGGATAGAGGTACTTAAGATTAAAGTCACTGAGCAGATTTGTTCCCTCATGAAAGATAAAAGTATAAGCCGGGCCGAGCTTGCAAGACGTCTTGGAAGCTCACGGGCTTATATCACAAAGCTTCTTAACGGCTCCGCCAATCTTACCCTGGAGACGCTCGTGAAAATAGCCTCAAGCCTTGATTCAGAGCTGGAAATTCTCCTGCTGCCGGAGGCACAGGGCCCGGGGAAAGAGAAAGCCGCGTAG
- a CDS encoding HNH endonuclease signature motif containing protein gives MDTHETHTISDLFLPDEEELLHLSASLPSQDYEDMLLLPEPFELPEGTLYNYDHMAKITREGLIPEAEKLSEEISFGSIDRDERAFRIDFTLCEAVRGRLALDLLLGGLLVTLKSKGVDLVGYRSMGTFATEHLSFSGRTASELMHNFELLRALPLTREAYLEGRIAKSALRHLSRVITPENESWWLAIARERSLCGLEREVKRALAEGKAGSATPSGDGPEAGSEGTMMYFSVPPSLALTWDFALSLFRDKEHYDGPVSGFVEALLANFLASGEAAPELPALDAKGNRPLFSRVPLMKRRMGNRRVSDPDEGVGKAFGSPSCGAPWELPWSIHFPSWLEEARSGGEYAGVSARAFAGRLRRAASIRQRLDVAAGMLLRAMDDRQLHRLLGYEFIEDYAGERCGFSMAQTRQLIRLAEGFRRHSLTEDAFRKGVITREQARLILPFVDPKNESQWIAYAASVPTADLREEAGRCARILEYDCLVPHSYTLLPGFRYVTDERFHGLQKEVQDCIRDGSWYKGPSLDSSWPLESDDEEIIASRDRRFDAPWKYFNDVEEMRASEASMKIEKNSTLCAGLGNQSGSDHLHGGAGNGKGQAPHGQGCGNALCSCHQSLKKTLKACTIPRGERPEEVFLRDILSSQDPSRAVKGTMTIKFFLPRELEVLWNLAAHTFLARLAHAEEADSLGLPEETFLAALLADYLMTEDTLKHAAHHHKILKRDRFRCQVPGCRCRRGLHVHHIIRRSQGGTDDEWNLIVLCEACHLHLLHDLRTLTVRGRAPYELTFTFGSLAESDPFLIYEKGSRIPGNILLSML, from the coding sequence ATGGATACGCATGAGACCCATACAATCTCTGATCTGTTCCTCCCCGATGAAGAGGAGCTTCTTCACCTCAGTGCCTCTTTGCCGTCACAGGACTATGAGGACATGCTCCTCCTCCCGGAGCCCTTTGAGCTCCCCGAGGGTACCCTTTATAACTATGATCACATGGCGAAAATCACCAGGGAAGGCCTCATCCCCGAAGCGGAAAAGCTCTCGGAGGAAATCTCCTTCGGCTCAATCGACAGGGATGAGCGGGCTTTCAGGATAGATTTCACCCTCTGTGAGGCAGTCCGCGGCCGCCTGGCGCTTGATCTTCTGCTCGGCGGCCTTCTCGTTACTCTGAAATCGAAAGGAGTTGATCTGGTAGGATACCGCTCCATGGGGACCTTCGCCACGGAGCATCTCTCATTTTCTGGGCGCACCGCGTCGGAGCTGATGCACAACTTCGAGCTTCTCAGGGCGCTCCCCCTCACGCGGGAGGCCTATCTTGAGGGCAGGATCGCAAAGAGCGCCCTCAGGCATCTCTCGAGAGTCATCACGCCTGAGAATGAGTCCTGGTGGCTCGCCATTGCGCGGGAGCGCTCCCTGTGCGGCCTCGAGAGGGAAGTGAAAAGGGCTCTCGCCGAAGGGAAGGCCGGATCGGCGACCCCTTCCGGCGATGGTCCCGAAGCCGGGTCCGAAGGCACAATGATGTATTTCAGCGTACCGCCCTCACTTGCCCTCACCTGGGACTTCGCCCTCTCCCTCTTCCGGGACAAAGAGCACTATGACGGGCCTGTCTCAGGATTTGTCGAGGCTCTCCTTGCGAATTTCCTTGCCTCAGGGGAAGCCGCCCCGGAGCTTCCGGCCCTTGATGCCAAGGGAAATCGCCCCCTCTTCTCACGGGTGCCCCTCATGAAGAGAAGGATGGGAAACCGGCGTGTGAGCGATCCCGATGAGGGTGTCGGGAAGGCCTTCGGAAGCCCTTCCTGCGGCGCTCCCTGGGAGCTGCCCTGGAGCATCCATTTTCCGTCGTGGCTGGAAGAGGCCCGGTCCGGCGGAGAATACGCCGGGGTCTCCGCCAGGGCGTTTGCGGGCCGCCTCCGGAGGGCCGCCTCCATCCGCCAGAGGCTTGACGTGGCCGCGGGAATGCTCCTTCGGGCGATGGATGATCGGCAGCTCCACCGCCTTCTCGGCTATGAGTTCATCGAGGACTATGCAGGGGAGCGCTGCGGCTTCTCGATGGCGCAGACCCGCCAGCTCATCAGGCTCGCCGAGGGATTCCGCCGCCACTCCCTCACCGAAGACGCCTTCAGGAAGGGCGTCATCACCAGGGAGCAGGCGCGCCTCATCCTCCCCTTCGTGGACCCTAAAAATGAGTCACAGTGGATTGCCTACGCCGCGAGCGTGCCCACGGCGGACCTTCGGGAAGAGGCAGGGCGCTGCGCGAGGATCCTGGAGTATGACTGCCTGGTCCCCCACAGTTACACTCTGCTTCCAGGCTTCCGCTACGTCACCGACGAGAGGTTTCACGGCCTGCAGAAGGAGGTGCAGGACTGCATACGTGACGGCTCGTGGTACAAGGGGCCCTCACTTGATTCCTCGTGGCCTCTTGAGTCAGACGACGAGGAGATCATCGCTTCCCGCGACAGGCGCTTCGATGCGCCCTGGAAGTATTTCAACGATGTGGAAGAGATGAGGGCCTCCGAGGCCTCCATGAAAATTGAAAAAAACTCCACCCTGTGTGCGGGCCTCGGAAACCAGTCGGGGAGCGATCATCTGCATGGGGGGGCAGGCAATGGGAAAGGGCAGGCACCCCATGGGCAAGGATGCGGAAATGCCCTGTGCTCATGTCATCAGTCACTGAAAAAAACACTGAAGGCTTGCACCATCCCCCGGGGTGAGCGCCCCGAAGAGGTCTTTCTCAGGGACATTCTCTCTTCACAGGACCCCTCCCGGGCAGTGAAGGGCACCATGACGATCAAGTTCTTTCTCCCCCGGGAGCTTGAGGTGCTCTGGAATCTGGCAGCCCACACCTTTCTCGCCAGGCTCGCCCATGCGGAAGAGGCCGACAGCCTCGGACTCCCCGAAGAGACTTTCCTTGCAGCACTCCTTGCCGACTATCTCATGACAGAGGACACATTGAAGCATGCAGCTCATCATCATAAGATCCTGAAGCGCGACAGGTTCCGCTGCCAGGTCCCCGGCTGCCGCTGCAGGCGGGGCCTCCACGTGCACCACATCATCAGGCGCTCTCAGGGCGGCACCGATGACGAATGGAATCTCATCGTACTCTGCGAGGCCTGCCACCTCCACCTCCTCC